A genomic region of Leptolyngbya sp. NIES-2104 contains the following coding sequences:
- a CDS encoding cyclopropane-fatty-acyl-phospholipid synthase family protein — MRRRPDIAFIPMPQRAIDVLLEAVGANETDVIYDLGCGEGQVLITAAMRYEVRGVGIDIDPVRIEQARSAAEQAGISDRLTFQEADLFESRFENASIVVLYLLPHLNLRLRPILFKQLRSGTRIVSIDFDMGDWEPEKMIKLDIEEETTLYFWTIP, encoded by the coding sequence ATGCGACGAAGACCAGATATTGCGTTTATTCCGATGCCGCAACGGGCGATTGATGTGCTGCTCGAAGCGGTCGGAGCGAACGAAACCGATGTGATTTATGATCTCGGCTGCGGAGAGGGGCAGGTTTTAATCACAGCGGCGATGAGGTACGAGGTGCGGGGTGTGGGGATTGATATTGACCCGGTGCGAATCGAGCAAGCGCGATCGGCAGCGGAACAAGCAGGAATCAGCGATCGACTGACATTTCAAGAAGCGGATTTATTTGAAAGTCGGTTTGAAAACGCTTCGATCGTTGTTCTTTATTTATTGCCGCATCTTAATTTAAGGTTACGACCGATCTTGTTTAAGCAATTGCGATCGGGAACGCGAATTGTCTCGATCGATTTTGATATGGGGGATTGGGAACCGGAAAAAATGATCAAACTTGATATCGAAGAAGAAACGACTTTGTACTTTTGGACAATTCCTTGA
- a CDS encoding element excision factor XisI family protein, with the protein MDRVGEYAEILKRVVDRYYDLYRRMNDTQTVRLIDDKSHHYQIIQTGWDNHFRRIYTSLHLSIQNGKIYIHSDPTEEGIANVLTAEGVLPSEIVLEYQAPTLRQYTPYAKA; encoded by the coding sequence ATGGATCGAGTAGGAGAATACGCTGAAATTCTTAAGCGAGTCGTCGATCGCTACTATGACTTGTATCGACGCATGAACGACACTCAAACCGTTCGACTGATCGACGATAAATCTCATCACTATCAAATTATTCAAACGGGCTGGGATAATCATTTTCGTAGAATTTACACGAGCCTTCATTTGTCGATTCAAAACGGCAAAATCTATATTCATAGCGACCCTACAGAGGAGGGAATTGCGAATGTGCTGACGGCTGAAGGAGTCCTTCCGTCGGAGATTGTTCTGGAATATCAAGCACCTACACTCAGACAGTACACTCCCTACGCCAAAGCTTGA
- a CDS encoding cytochrome b6-f complex subunit PetL, translated as MSAVVAYFLLVGGAIALAYALFFTFRAIKLI; from the coding sequence ATGTCCGCAGTCGTCGCTTATTTCTTACTCGTGGGTGGTGCGATCGCGCTTGCATACGCGCTGTTCTTTACGTTCCGTGCGATTAAGTTGATCTAG
- a CDS encoding peptidylprolyl isomerase, giving the protein MQLLPMSEDATITPDDFVIQLKKNLQFRSVFEQILFQQIVDRVAEDRSLTITPDEIQAEADQFRATRRLERAADTYRWLEEERITAEEWETGIRDRLLTNKVKEALFGAEVERIFTENRVNFDQAVIYQTVVPYGQLAQELFYQIEEREISFFEAAHLYDIDAKRRHHCGFEGKLYRWSLHPEMAAVVFGASSGELLRPLQMGEHHHLILVEELIMAELSDEIQSEILDQLFQEWLRDELKDVIS; this is encoded by the coding sequence ATGCAGCTACTTCCAATGTCTGAAGATGCCACTATTACTCCAGATGATTTTGTTATTCAGTTGAAGAAGAACTTACAGTTCAGGTCTGTGTTCGAGCAGATTTTGTTTCAGCAAATTGTCGATCGCGTTGCAGAAGATCGATCTCTAACAATCACTCCGGATGAAATTCAAGCAGAAGCGGATCAGTTTCGAGCGACACGGCGACTCGAACGAGCAGCAGATACCTATCGCTGGCTCGAAGAAGAAAGAATCACCGCTGAAGAATGGGAAACTGGAATTCGCGATCGACTGCTCACCAATAAAGTGAAGGAAGCGCTATTTGGTGCAGAGGTCGAACGAATTTTTACCGAAAACCGCGTCAATTTTGACCAAGCGGTGATTTATCAAACTGTGGTTCCTTACGGGCAATTGGCACAGGAACTGTTTTATCAAATCGAAGAGCGAGAGATTAGCTTTTTCGAGGCGGCACATTTGTATGATATTGATGCAAAACGTCGGCATCATTGTGGATTTGAAGGCAAGCTCTACCGCTGGAGTTTACATCCTGAAATGGCGGCAGTCGTCTTTGGAGCAAGTTCTGGGGAACTACTGCGCCCATTACAAATGGGAGAGCATCACCATTTGATTCTAGTGGAAGAGCTGATTATGGCTGAGTTATCCGACGAGATTCAATCGGAGATTCTTGATCAGTTGTTCCAGGAATGGCTGAGAGATGAGTTGAAAGACGTAATTTCTTAA
- a CDS encoding UbiD family decarboxylase, producing the protein MPRDLRGFIRQLEERGQLRRIKTLVDPDLEIAEIANRMLQHGGPGLLFENVKGSPHPVAVNLMGTVERVCLAMNMESPQELETLGKKLALLYQPRPPKKFSQAIELGKVLYDVVQAKPSRDFLPACQQIVLKDDEVDLNQIPMLRVYPGDAGKVLTLGLMITKDPETKIPNVGVYRLQLQSKNTMTVQWLSVRGATRHLRKAAERGEKLEVAIALGVDPLIIMAAATPLPVDLSEWLFAGLYGGAGVHLAKCKTVDLEVPADSEFVLEGTITPGDGAIDGPAGDHMGYYGGVNEKAPLLRFQCMTHRKNPVYLTTFSGRPPKEDAMMAIALNRIYTPILRQQVPEIIDFFLPMEALSYKAAVLSIDKAYPGQARRAALAFWSALPQFTYTKFVIVVDKDINIRDPRAVVWAITSKVDPARDVFILPENPFDSLDFATEKPGLGSRMGIDATTKVFPETDRPWADPLKSDPDVAAMVDQRWAEYGLADLNLGAVDPNLFGYQIER; encoded by the coding sequence ATGCCGAGAGATTTGCGCGGATTTATCAGACAGCTTGAAGAACGCGGACAGTTACGCCGTATCAAAACGCTGGTTGATCCTGACTTAGAAATCGCTGAGATTGCGAATCGCATGTTGCAGCATGGTGGACCTGGATTGCTGTTTGAAAATGTCAAAGGGTCGCCGCATCCGGTCGCCGTGAATTTGATGGGAACGGTGGAACGGGTGTGTTTGGCGATGAATATGGAGTCGCCGCAAGAGCTTGAAACGCTGGGGAAAAAGTTGGCGTTGTTGTATCAGCCGCGCCCACCGAAAAAGTTTTCGCAAGCGATCGAGCTTGGAAAAGTTCTGTACGATGTGGTGCAAGCGAAACCTTCCCGCGATTTTCTTCCTGCTTGTCAGCAAATTGTCCTCAAAGATGATGAGGTCGATCTCAATCAAATTCCGATGCTGCGGGTCTATCCCGGTGATGCAGGCAAAGTGCTCACGCTCGGATTGATGATCACTAAAGATCCAGAAACGAAGATTCCGAATGTCGGGGTGTATCGGTTGCAGTTGCAGTCGAAAAATACGATGACGGTTCAATGGTTGTCGGTGCGAGGAGCCACTCGGCACTTGAGAAAGGCGGCAGAACGGGGAGAAAAATTAGAAGTTGCGATCGCGCTCGGTGTTGATCCGTTGATTATTATGGCGGCGGCAACTCCGCTACCTGTCGATCTGTCTGAGTGGCTATTTGCGGGATTGTACGGCGGCGCGGGTGTACATTTAGCAAAGTGTAAAACCGTTGACTTAGAAGTGCCTGCGGATTCGGAATTCGTTTTAGAAGGAACGATTACACCGGGAGATGGCGCGATCGATGGTCCGGCGGGCGATCACATGGGGTATTACGGCGGCGTGAATGAAAAGGCTCCATTGCTGCGATTTCAGTGTATGACGCATCGGAAAAATCCGGTTTATCTCACTACGTTTAGCGGACGACCGCCAAAAGAAGATGCCATGATGGCGATCGCGCTCAATCGAATTTACACGCCGATCCTCAGACAGCAAGTTCCGGAGATTATCGATTTCTTCTTGCCGATGGAAGCCTTGAGCTATAAAGCAGCGGTGTTATCGATCGATAAAGCCTATCCCGGACAAGCAAGACGAGCCGCGTTAGCGTTCTGGAGTGCATTGCCGCAGTTTACTTATACAAAGTTCGTGATTGTCGTGGATAAAGACATTAATATCCGCGATCCCAGAGCCGTCGTTTGGGCGATTACTTCAAAAGTTGATCCGGCTCGCGATGTGTTTATTCTGCCGGAGAATCCGTTTGATTCGCTCGATTTTGCGACCGAGAAACCAGGTTTGGGGAGTCGAATGGGAATTGATGCGACGACGAAAGTTTTCCCAGAAACTGATCGACCTTGGGCTGATCCGCTTAAGTCTGATCCCGATGTGGCGGCAATGGTCGATCAACGTTGGGCGGAATATGGATTGGCTGATCTCAATTTAGGTGCAGTTGATCCAAATCTGTTCGGTTATCAAATCGAGCGGTAA
- a CDS encoding DUF2555 domain-containing protein codes for MTAFSLGQLNVSTLTETDIAELATRLEQDAYTNAFEGLKDWHLLRAIAFQRPELVEQYLYLLDLEAYDES; via the coding sequence ATGACTGCATTCAGCTTAGGACAACTCAACGTGTCCACATTGACCGAAACGGATATTGCGGAATTGGCAACGCGCTTAGAGCAGGATGCGTACACCAATGCGTTTGAAGGACTGAAAGATTGGCACCTGTTAAGAGCGATCGCATTCCAACGCCCAGAATTGGTAGAACAGTATCTTTACTTATTAGATCTCGAAGCCTACGACGAATCGTGA
- the fghA gene encoding S-formylglutathione hydrolase encodes MERISKTKCFGGSIEVYSHRSTSCNAPMKFSIYLPPQAQERSLPVLYFLAGLTCTEENFMVKAGAQQFAAKHGLIVVAPDTSPRNTGIPDENDDWDFGTGAGFYVDATQSPWDQHYRMYSYIVDELPSLIAENFPTNGRQGIFGHSMGGHGALICALKNPARYQSVSAFAPICAPMQCPWGEKAFSNYLGQDRSTWRSYDATELVQTSQFPRSILIDQGTNDQFLANQLLPEVFQQACESVGQPLTLRFQEGYDHSYYFIASFVEAHVQFHAEILLESAT; translated from the coding sequence ATGGAACGAATTAGTAAAACCAAATGTTTCGGAGGCTCGATCGAGGTTTATTCTCATCGATCGACTTCATGCAATGCCCCGATGAAATTCTCGATCTATCTACCGCCGCAAGCGCAGGAACGCTCTTTACCTGTGTTGTACTTTCTCGCAGGTCTAACTTGCACCGAAGAAAATTTCATGGTGAAAGCTGGAGCGCAACAGTTCGCCGCAAAACATGGATTGATTGTCGTCGCCCCAGATACGAGTCCGAGAAACACGGGAATTCCGGACGAGAATGACGATTGGGATTTTGGCACAGGTGCAGGATTTTATGTAGATGCAACTCAGTCACCTTGGGATCAGCACTATCGCATGTATAGCTATATTGTTGATGAGTTACCGAGTTTGATTGCTGAGAATTTCCCAACTAACGGCAGACAAGGGATTTTCGGGCATTCAATGGGCGGACATGGAGCATTAATCTGTGCTTTAAAGAATCCCGCTCGCTATCAATCCGTTTCTGCATTTGCTCCGATTTGTGCACCGATGCAATGTCCTTGGGGAGAAAAAGCTTTCTCGAACTATCTGGGACAAGATCGATCGACTTGGCGATCGTATGATGCGACTGAGCTAGTTCAAACGAGTCAATTTCCGCGATCGATCTTGATTGATCAAGGCACGAACGATCAATTTCTTGCAAATCAACTGTTACCCGAAGTATTTCAACAAGCTTGTGAATCTGTCGGGCAACCGTTGACCTTACGATTTCAGGAAGGCTATGACCACAGCTACTATTTCATTGCCTCGTTTGTTGAAGCTCACGTTCAATTCCACGCGGAAATTCTGCTTGAAAGTGCGACATGA
- a CDS encoding S-(hydroxymethyl)glutathione dehydrogenase/class III alcohol dehydrogenase, whose amino-acid sequence MDTKAAVAFKAGEPLKIETVQLEPPKAGEVLVEIKATGVCHTDAFTLSGADPEGLFPAILGHEGAGVVVEVGEGVKSVKPGDHVIPLYTPECRNCEYCLSRKTNLCQAIRTTQGKGVMPDGTSRFSIDGEPILHYMGTSTFSNHTVLPEIAVAKIREDAPFDKVCLIGCGVTTGIGAVINTAKVEPGANVVVFGLGGIGLNVIQAARMVGANMIVGVDLNPSKRSLAEKLGMTHFVNPSEVEGDLVPYLVELTKGGADYSFECIGNVKVMRQALECCHKGWGESIIIGVAGAGQEISTRPFQLVTGRVWRGSAFGGARGRTDVPKIVDWYMDGKINIDDLVTKVLPIDEINEAFDLMHRGEVIRSVVTF is encoded by the coding sequence ATGGATACTAAAGCTGCTGTTGCCTTTAAAGCTGGAGAGCCTTTAAAGATTGAAACCGTTCAACTTGAACCCCCCAAAGCTGGAGAAGTATTAGTCGAGATTAAAGCGACTGGGGTTTGTCATACCGATGCCTTTACCCTTTCAGGCGCAGATCCAGAAGGTCTGTTTCCTGCAATTCTCGGTCATGAAGGTGCGGGAGTCGTTGTTGAAGTGGGCGAAGGCGTAAAGAGCGTTAAACCTGGGGATCATGTGATTCCGCTCTACACTCCGGAGTGTCGCAATTGTGAGTATTGTCTGAGTCGAAAAACGAATCTGTGTCAGGCAATTCGGACAACTCAAGGGAAAGGAGTAATGCCTGATGGAACCAGCCGATTTTCGATCGACGGTGAGCCAATCCTGCACTACATGGGAACCTCAACATTTTCTAATCACACGGTACTCCCCGAAATTGCAGTGGCAAAAATTCGCGAAGATGCACCGTTTGACAAAGTTTGCCTGATCGGGTGCGGAGTCACGACAGGGATCGGAGCCGTGATCAATACTGCCAAGGTTGAACCAGGCGCGAATGTGGTCGTGTTCGGATTGGGTGGAATTGGCTTAAATGTGATTCAAGCAGCGCGAATGGTCGGAGCCAACATGATTGTTGGAGTCGATCTGAATCCGAGTAAGCGATCGCTGGCTGAAAAATTAGGTATGACGCATTTCGTGAATCCGAGTGAGGTTGAAGGCGATTTAGTTCCGTATCTCGTGGAATTAACCAAAGGCGGAGCCGATTACAGCTTTGAGTGTATTGGCAATGTGAAAGTGATGCGGCAAGCGTTGGAATGTTGTCACAAAGGATGGGGCGAAAGCATTATTATCGGGGTCGCGGGTGCGGGTCAAGAGATTAGTACAAGACCCTTTCAGCTTGTGACCGGGCGCGTTTGGCGAGGAAGCGCATTCGGGGGAGCAAGAGGACGAACTGATGTGCCGAAGATTGTCGATTGGTACATGGACGGCAAGATCAATATCGATGATTTGGTGACGAAGGTTTTACCGATCGACGAAATCAATGAAGCCTTCGATCTAATGCACCGAGGAGAAGTGATTCGATCGGTGGTGACATTCTGA
- the ribD gene encoding bifunctional diaminohydroxyphosphoribosylaminopyrimidine deaminase/5-amino-6-(5-phosphoribosylamino)uracil reductase RibD: MGTEFDRAMMQRCLELARSAIGRTAPNPLVGCVIVANGEIVGEGFHPKAGEPHAEVFALRQAGTRSQGATLYVNLEPCNHYGRTPPCSKAIVESGVSRVVVGMVDPNPKVAGSGIETLRTAGIDVTVGVEEADCQVLNEAFVHRIVQRRPFGILKYAMTIDGKIAATTGHSHWITGKSSRHQVHQLRTACDAIVIGGNTVRNDNPHLTTHGLSEHQPMRVIMSRSLSLPSDANLWNTEIAPTIVFTGTNTDETVQNHLTQHGVEVVNLETVTPARVMSHLYDRGLNTVLWECGGTLAAQAIRDGCVQKIWAFVAPKIIGGEAAPTPIGNLGLEKMTDAIALTRVTWRAIDADLLIEGYLDGNG; the protein is encoded by the coding sequence ATGGGGACAGAGTTCGATCGAGCGATGATGCAGCGCTGTTTAGAGTTGGCGCGATCCGCGATCGGGCGGACGGCTCCAAATCCGCTGGTCGGCTGTGTGATTGTGGCAAATGGCGAAATTGTGGGAGAAGGATTTCATCCAAAAGCGGGAGAACCTCACGCCGAAGTGTTTGCGCTAAGACAGGCAGGAACGCGATCGCAAGGTGCAACTTTGTATGTGAATCTAGAGCCTTGTAATCATTACGGTCGCACCCCTCCTTGTTCTAAAGCGATCGTTGAATCCGGAGTAAGCCGCGTCGTCGTGGGAATGGTCGATCCAAATCCAAAAGTCGCGGGCAGCGGAATCGAAACGCTGAGAACTGCTGGAATCGATGTGACCGTTGGCGTTGAAGAAGCGGATTGCCAGGTTTTGAATGAAGCCTTTGTGCATCGAATTGTGCAGCGTCGCCCGTTTGGAATTCTCAAATATGCAATGACGATCGATGGCAAAATTGCAGCAACAACAGGACATAGCCACTGGATTACTGGGAAATCCTCTCGCCATCAAGTGCATCAATTGAGAACAGCCTGTGATGCAATCGTGATTGGTGGCAACACAGTTCGTAACGATAATCCACATTTGACCACACACGGACTTTCAGAGCATCAACCGATGCGGGTGATCATGAGTCGATCGCTCTCTCTGCCTTCGGATGCGAATCTTTGGAATACAGAAATTGCACCGACGATCGTTTTTACAGGCACGAATACAGACGAAACCGTGCAGAATCATTTGACTCAACACGGCGTAGAAGTTGTGAATTTAGAAACGGTAACGCCTGCAAGAGTCATGTCACATTTGTACGATCGCGGATTGAATACAGTGCTGTGGGAATGTGGCGGAACACTAGCAGCGCAAGCGATTCGAGATGGATGTGTTCAGAAAATCTGGGCGTTCGTGGCACCGAAAATTATTGGGGGTGAAGCGGCTCCAACGCCGATCGGGAATTTGGGATTGGAAAAGATGACCGATGCGATCGCATTAACGCGAGTGACTTGGAGAGCGATCGACGCTGATTTATTGATCGAAGGCTATTTAGACGGGAACGGCTAA
- a CDS encoding element excision factor XisH family protein, giving the protein MSAKDKFHQAVRQALIQEGWNITDDPLLVRYGPTNLKVDLGAERIIAAQRESEQIAVEIKSFLDASTVNDFHAAIGQYLHYQLGFKYNGWSRKLYLAVPLEVYRTEFDKPLYQDSLQAFKVKILVYRTENPGIEQWIE; this is encoded by the coding sequence GTGAGCGCTAAAGACAAATTTCACCAAGCGGTCAGACAAGCCTTGATTCAAGAAGGGTGGAACATAACAGATGATCCGCTTCTCGTTCGTTACGGTCCGACAAACTTAAAAGTCGATCTCGGCGCGGAGCGGATTATTGCTGCCCAGCGGGAGAGTGAACAGATTGCAGTGGAAATCAAAAGTTTTCTCGATGCCAGCACAGTTAACGATTTTCATGCAGCAATTGGGCAATATCTCCACTATCAGTTGGGCTTCAAATACAATGGTTGGAGCCGAAAGCTCTACCTTGCTGTGCCCCTAGAGGTTTACAGAACAGAATTCGATAAGCCTCTGTACCAAGACAGTCTTCAAGCCTTCAAAGTTAAAATTCTGGTGTACCGTACCGAAAATCCAGGAATTGAGCAATGGATCGAGTAG
- the aroB gene encoding 3-dehydroquinate synthase has protein sequence MPSVIPVSLPQNSYEIVISSIDEIGDRMKSLSKLGKKALVVSNPAIFKHYGQLVIESLTEAGFTVSSCILPAGERYKTPATLQKIYDAALENRLERSSVMVALGGGVIGDMTGFAAATWLRGISVVQVPTTLLSMVDAAIGGKTGVNHPNGKNLIGAFHQPRLVLIDPQVLKTLPSREFRAAIAEVIKYGIIWDAELFEKLEQAKRLDQIRSVGDELVNEMLVKSAQAKAHVVSKDEKESGLREILNYGHTIGHAIESLTNYRVVNHGEGVAIGMMAAGLIAVEMGLWDQGECDRQKVLLEKAGLPTGIPTECDRAEIIPALQADKKVKDGKVRFVLPRQIGTVIVTDQVEPTVIQTVLERM, from the coding sequence ATGCCGTCTGTTATTCCCGTTTCGCTGCCTCAAAATTCTTACGAAATTGTGATTTCGTCGATCGATGAAATTGGCGATCGCATGAAGTCGCTCTCCAAACTCGGTAAAAAAGCTCTCGTTGTCTCAAATCCAGCAATTTTCAAACATTACGGGCAATTAGTGATCGAATCCCTGACCGAGGCGGGCTTCACGGTGAGTTCGTGCATTTTGCCTGCGGGAGAACGTTACAAAACGCCCGCAACCCTGCAAAAGATTTACGATGCGGCGTTGGAAAATCGGTTAGAGCGATCATCTGTGATGGTAGCTTTGGGCGGCGGCGTGATCGGAGATATGACCGGATTTGCAGCGGCAACTTGGCTTAGAGGAATTTCGGTTGTGCAAGTGCCGACGACGTTACTATCGATGGTCGATGCCGCGATCGGTGGAAAAACCGGAGTGAATCATCCAAATGGGAAAAACTTGATCGGTGCCTTTCATCAGCCAAGATTAGTTCTCATCGATCCGCAAGTTCTGAAAACATTGCCATCGCGGGAATTTCGAGCCGCGATCGCAGAAGTCATCAAGTACGGCATTATTTGGGATGCAGAACTCTTTGAGAAGCTCGAACAAGCGAAACGACTCGATCAAATTCGCTCAGTCGGTGATGAACTCGTGAATGAAATGCTTGTGAAATCGGCGCAAGCCAAAGCTCATGTTGTGAGTAAAGACGAGAAAGAATCGGGACTGCGGGAAATTCTCAACTACGGACATACGATCGGACATGCGATCGAGAGTTTGACCAATTATCGAGTTGTGAACCACGGGGAAGGAGTCGCGATCGGTATGATGGCAGCCGGACTGATTGCGGTGGAAATGGGACTGTGGGATCAAGGAGAATGCGATCGACAAAAAGTGCTACTCGAAAAAGCAGGCTTACCGACTGGGATTCCGACTGAATGCGATCGAGCTGAAATCATCCCAGCTTTGCAAGCCGATAAAAAAGTCAAAGATGGCAAAGTTCGATTTGTGCTCCCCCGACAGATCGGAACGGTGATTGTCACCGATCAAGTTGAACCGACTGTGATTCAAACCGTCTTAGAACGGATGTAG
- a CDS encoding helix-turn-helix domain-containing protein — MGNSAQKEQLKSIATRLSEERQKKSISLEEIAAKTYIPQRLLSAIEDANLDRLPEPVFIQGFIRRYADAIGLDGTALSKEFTVDLSPLPAPTAATLISSTPEPPLKPVVQNTTPLKPAAPPPKPAAPVTPLPTPKPQEPELVRDEPKLKLNEPKLQTNQAPSRLPLIALGGAIALGVIGILTATLLNRPAERSTPVATTAVQSPKPSIAPPSPTTQATAKPSPSPSPAGAVGVKMNVNEDSWVEVLVDGNPAFEGTLPKGTQRSWSGKQQVVVTAGNAGGVALSYNNATFKPMGSAGEVQSATFPPTP, encoded by the coding sequence ATGGGCAACTCGGCGCAGAAAGAACAACTCAAATCGATCGCGACACGCCTCAGCGAAGAACGCCAGAAAAAGTCGATTTCGCTCGAAGAAATTGCCGCGAAAACCTACATTCCGCAGCGACTCTTGAGCGCGATCGAAGATGCAAACCTCGATCGACTTCCGGAGCCTGTATTTATTCAAGGCTTTATTCGCCGTTATGCCGACGCGATCGGACTTGATGGCACCGCTTTATCAAAAGAATTCACAGTCGATCTCTCTCCGCTGCCTGCTCCCACTGCGGCAACCCTGATTTCTTCGACTCCTGAACCGCCCTTAAAGCCTGTGGTGCAAAACACTACACCGCTAAAACCCGCTGCACCACCCCCAAAACCCGCTGCACCGGTCACCCCACTCCCCACTCCGAAGCCTCAAGAGCCAGAGCTAGTCCGCGACGAGCCGAAACTAAAACTGAACGAGCCGAAATTACAGACCAATCAAGCGCCATCTCGATTGCCCTTGATTGCGTTGGGAGGCGCGATCGCGCTTGGCGTAATCGGTATCCTTACTGCAACGCTCCTAAATCGTCCCGCAGAGCGATCGACTCCGGTAGCGACAACCGCTGTTCAATCCCCGAAACCCTCGATCGCTCCTCCCAGTCCAACGACTCAAGCCACTGCGAAACCTTCTCCGAGTCCTTCTCCAGCGGGTGCAGTCGGTGTGAAAATGAATGTCAACGAAGATAGCTGGGTCGAAGTTCTGGTCGATGGCAATCCTGCGTTTGAAGGAACACTCCCTAAAGGCACTCAGCGATCGTGGAGTGGAAAGCAGCAAGTGGTCGTTACGGCTGGAAATGCAGGTGGCGTAGCGCTTTCTTATAACAATGCGACTTTCAAACCGATGGGTAGCGCTGGAGAAGTTCAAAGCGCGACGTTTCCGCCGACTCCTTAA
- the hisB gene encoding imidazoleglycerol-phosphate dehydratase HisB, translated as MQTSDRPQISPVFSVARIASVSRKTGETDVQVTVNLDGTGKCNAKTGIPFLDHMLHQISSHGLIDLDVQAVGDLEIDDHHTNEDVGITLGMAIAKALGDRKGIVRFGHFVAPLDEALIQVALDFSGRPHLSYGLEIPTQRVGTYDTQLVREFFVAIINHAQMTLHIRQLDGINSHHIIEATFKAFARSMRMAVEIDPRRAHEIPSSKGVL; from the coding sequence ATGCAGACTAGCGATCGTCCTCAAATTTCCCCGGTGTTTTCGGTGGCTCGGATTGCTTCAGTTTCACGAAAAACAGGTGAAACCGATGTGCAAGTGACGGTAAATCTCGATGGAACTGGAAAATGCAATGCCAAAACTGGAATTCCGTTCCTCGATCACATGCTGCATCAGATTTCTTCACACGGTCTGATTGATCTCGATGTGCAAGCCGTGGGCGATTTAGAAATCGACGATCACCATACCAATGAGGATGTTGGAATTACGCTCGGAATGGCGATCGCCAAAGCATTAGGCGATCGTAAAGGCATTGTTCGCTTCGGTCATTTTGTCGCCCCATTGGATGAAGCATTGATTCAAGTGGCGCTTGATTTCTCTGGTCGTCCCCATCTGAGTTACGGTTTAGAGATTCCGACTCAGCGCGTTGGAACGTATGACACGCAACTGGTTCGCGAATTCTTTGTTGCAATTATCAATCACGCTCAGATGACGTTGCACATTCGGCAGTTAGACGGCATTAATTCGCATCACATTATCGAAGCGACGTTCAAGGCATTTGCTCGATCGATGCGAATGGCGGTTGAAATTGATCCGCGCCGCGCTCATGAAATTCCAAGCTCGAAGGGTGTGTTGTAA